The following proteins are co-located in the Aneurinibacillus sp. REN35 genome:
- a CDS encoding TlpA family protein disulfide reductase: MKKTFVALIVIVGLISYSVYMNGGFTPKKEEKAAVGFLAPDFTLSGLDGKSYRLSEIKKPTIINFWASWCGPCRAETPDLMRLYDKYDGKLEILAVNVTVNDKEENAKKFVQFFGMKFPVLFDRSGEVANTYQVMAFPTNVFVDKNGTIVHIADGVLPMEQVEKILQPLLDH, encoded by the coding sequence GTGAAAAAAACTTTCGTTGCACTCATTGTCATTGTTGGACTTATCAGCTATTCAGTCTACATGAACGGGGGCTTCACACCAAAAAAGGAAGAAAAAGCAGCCGTAGGCTTCCTTGCTCCGGACTTTACACTGAGCGGATTGGACGGCAAATCGTATCGCCTCTCCGAGATTAAAAAGCCGACAATTATCAACTTCTGGGCCTCTTGGTGCGGTCCTTGCCGGGCTGAAACCCCTGATCTTATGCGCTTGTATGATAAATACGATGGGAAACTTGAAATTCTTGCAGTCAACGTTACGGTCAATGATAAAGAAGAAAACGCGAAGAAGTTCGTACAATTTTTCGGCATGAAGTTTCCTGTTCTTTTTGACCGCAGTGGGGAAGTTGCCAACACGTATCAGGTCATGGCTTTTCCGACCAATGTATTCGTTGACAAGAACGGCACCATCGTACATATTGCTGACGGCGTGCTGCCTATGGAGCAAGTAGAAAAAATTCTGCAGCCGCTGCTTGACCACTAA
- a CDS encoding DedA family protein codes for MSVDTLISLIGQYGYIALFFCLWLGIVGMPIPDEVVVMTGGFVTSLQLLEPVPAFLVTYLGVVSGLSIGYGLGRIMGPPVLNKLKKKKNIDKYLTKSYDLINKYGSYSLCISYAFPIVRHLVPYLVGIGRMSYARYALFSYTMGFFWTLLFFVVGRTFGHHIDKIGVAVHDYGLLALGVVLGMSAFLWIIVRLRSKPAA; via the coding sequence ATGAGCGTCGATACACTGATTTCACTTATTGGACAATATGGATATATCGCTCTGTTTTTTTGTTTATGGCTGGGCATTGTCGGCATGCCGATTCCGGATGAAGTTGTCGTTATGACCGGCGGATTCGTCACGTCCTTACAGTTGCTTGAACCTGTGCCTGCATTTTTGGTTACATACTTAGGTGTCGTCTCTGGCTTATCCATTGGCTACGGACTTGGACGCATCATGGGGCCGCCTGTATTAAATAAACTAAAGAAGAAAAAAAATATCGATAAATATTTGACCAAATCCTATGATTTAATTAACAAATACGGCTCGTATTCCTTATGTATCAGCTACGCCTTCCCGATCGTTCGTCATCTGGTTCCTTATCTTGTGGGCATCGGACGCATGTCATATGCGCGATACGCATTGTTCTCCTATACGATGGGTTTTTTTTGGACGCTTTTATTCTTTGTTGTTGGCCGAACATTCGGGCATCATATTGATAAAATTGGCGTTGCTGTTCATGATTACGGCCTGCTTGCGCTTGGTGTCGTTCTCGGTATGAGCGCATTCCTGTGGATCATTGTACGCTTGCGCAGCAAACCTGCTGCATAG
- a CDS encoding ferritin, whose translation MMSEHLVEEMNKQINFEFYSSNQYLAMAAYCAAEDLDGFANFFTVQAQEENFHAMKIFHFLNATGNRVLIDGMEAPRNEFASVVDVFRAAYEHEQVVTKRIYHLADLAAQEREHATSSFLNWFIDEQIEEEATFSSILKKLERIGGDGNALYMLDDELGKRTFDPQEAEGVK comes from the coding sequence ATGATGAGTGAACACCTTGTAGAGGAAATGAATAAGCAGATTAATTTTGAATTTTATTCTTCTAATCAGTATCTAGCCATGGCAGCTTATTGTGCAGCAGAAGATTTAGATGGGTTCGCGAACTTTTTTACGGTGCAAGCACAAGAAGAGAACTTTCATGCGATGAAAATCTTCCATTTTCTTAATGCTACCGGAAATCGTGTGCTGATCGATGGGATGGAGGCACCTCGTAACGAGTTTGCATCTGTTGTCGATGTGTTTCGTGCGGCGTATGAGCATGAGCAGGTGGTTACGAAGCGGATTTATCATCTGGCCGATTTGGCGGCACAGGAGAGAGAGCATGCAACGAGCAGCTTCTTGAATTGGTTCATTGATGAACAGATTGAAGAGGAGGCTACATTCAGTAGTATCTTAAAGAAGCTAGAGCGCATAGGCGGAGACGGAAATGCATTGTACATGCTTGATGATGAATTAGGAAAACGGACGTTTGATCCGCAAGAAGCGGAAGGCGTTAAATAA
- a CDS encoding glycerophosphodiester phosphodiesterase yields the protein MNNMFLIYAHRGSSITHPENTLTAFSRAVDEGANGIELDVQLTKDRHVVVFHDWTLQRITGHKGIISDYTLKQLKAMDFGIWKHAKFKGIRIATLDEVLTRFMGKNIMINIELKNFFAMRNGLEQKVLELVGRHKMAKQVIISTFNPFSLELLRRNGCPCEIAFLYFGRLKEPWTYAKEYACTYLHPPVQEVTRELLTSCRNEELKVVPYQVDTLLEIKKMIDLGTDGIITPRPALAHQSLHGTTTTKRKRKRTR from the coding sequence ATGAATAATATGTTTCTGATCTACGCGCATCGCGGTTCTTCTATTACCCATCCGGAAAATACGCTCACTGCCTTCTCACGCGCTGTAGACGAAGGCGCAAACGGAATTGAGCTTGATGTACAGCTAACAAAGGATCGCCATGTGGTTGTCTTCCATGACTGGACGCTGCAGCGCATTACGGGACATAAAGGAATTATAAGCGATTATACACTTAAACAGCTTAAGGCGATGGATTTTGGTATATGGAAGCATGCGAAGTTCAAAGGTATTCGTATCGCTACGCTTGATGAGGTACTTACCCGATTTATGGGGAAAAACATCATGATCAACATTGAGCTTAAAAATTTTTTTGCTATGCGAAACGGGCTTGAACAGAAAGTGTTGGAATTGGTAGGCCGCCATAAAATGGCGAAGCAAGTGATTATTTCAACCTTCAACCCGTTCAGCCTCGAACTTTTACGCAGAAACGGATGCCCCTGTGAGATTGCGTTTCTTTATTTTGGGCGCCTCAAGGAGCCTTGGACATACGCAAAGGAATATGCATGCACCTACCTGCATCCCCCAGTACAGGAAGTTACGAGGGAACTGCTCACGTCCTGCCGTAATGAAGAGCTTAAAGTTGTCCCCTATCAAGTCGATACTTTGCTCGAAATAAAAAAAATGATTGATTTGGGAACAGACGGCATTATCACGCCACGACCTGCTCTTGCCCATCAATCCCTGCACGGTACAACAACTACGAAGCGAAAGCGAAAACGAACGCGCTAA
- a CDS encoding YqzM family protein — protein sequence MADPNLNLDKNQNDVIDSSLGFGVSFGVLMVIFLGMMIVDYVMQ from the coding sequence ATGGCAGATCCAAACCTGAATTTAGACAAGAACCAAAACGATGTAATTGATTCTTCCCTCGGATTTGGCGTCTCATTCGGTGTTTTAATGGTTATCTTTCTGGGGATGATGATTGTTGATTATGTAATGCAATAA